A genomic stretch from Leptotrichia sp. HSP-536 includes:
- a CDS encoding chloride channel protein, which yields MLKNIKESYQPSYLLYLKLIIVGIIIGFIVGAVDTVFGRGLLLIGEIRKENLYILVPFLALSGLLIVFVYQKFAGKTSKGMGLIFEVGHGVEEDIPLKLVPIVSIATWVTHLFGGSAGREGVAVQLGAAISHKFNKYFKFPNKSKIFLVIGMAAGFAGLFQTPIAALFFSLEVLTLGNLELYALLPAIVAAFTASWTSSFLGLEKFTHIVNVNLSITPVEFIKFAILGIIFGITGNLFVFLQNFFKKYASKKIKKPYYRIFIIGILLSIILLILHKRRYTGLGTNLIEKSFMTGQIYEYDWILKLILTALTLAAGFQGGEVTPLFSIGASLGTVIAIFFGLPIEFVAAAGYVSVFGSATNTLLAPIFIGGEVFGFNNLPFFVIIAVFAYLVNRKISIYSLQKNYSEEIKK from the coding sequence ATGTTAAAAAATATAAAGGAAAGTTACCAGCCGTCGTATTTGCTTTATCTTAAACTAATAATTGTGGGAATTATTATTGGTTTTATTGTTGGAGCGGTTGATACTGTTTTTGGAAGAGGGCTGCTTTTGATAGGGGAAATACGGAAAGAAAATTTGTATATTTTAGTTCCTTTTTTAGCTTTGTCAGGACTTTTGATAGTTTTTGTTTACCAAAAGTTTGCTGGGAAAACGAGTAAAGGGATGGGGTTAATTTTTGAAGTTGGACACGGTGTTGAGGAAGATATTCCGTTGAAATTGGTTCCAATTGTGTCGATAGCAACTTGGGTTACGCATCTGTTTGGAGGAAGTGCGGGACGTGAAGGAGTTGCTGTGCAGCTAGGTGCAGCGATCTCTCATAAATTTAATAAATATTTTAAATTTCCAAATAAGTCCAAAATTTTTTTGGTTATAGGAATGGCAGCAGGTTTTGCTGGACTGTTTCAAACGCCAATAGCAGCTCTATTTTTTTCTCTAGAAGTTTTGACATTGGGGAATTTGGAGCTGTATGCGTTGCTTCCTGCTATTGTTGCGGCATTTACTGCTAGCTGGACTTCATCTTTTTTGGGACTGGAAAAATTTACTCACATTGTAAATGTAAATTTGTCAATAACTCCTGTGGAATTTATAAAATTTGCAATTTTAGGTATAATTTTTGGAATAACTGGAAACTTGTTTGTTTTCTTACAAAATTTTTTTAAAAAATATGCGTCAAAAAAAATAAAAAAACCATATTATAGAATTTTTATCATCGGAATTTTATTAAGTATTATTCTTTTAATATTGCACAAAAGACGATATACAGGACTTGGGACAAATTTGATTGAAAAAAGTTTTATGACAGGACAAATTTATGAGTATGATTGGATTTTAAAATTGATATTGACGGCATTAACACTAGCTGCTGGATTTCAAGGAGGAGAAGTTACGCCATTATTTTCAATAGGAGCTTCACTAGGAACTGTGATAGCAATTTTCTTTGGTTTGCCAATCGAATTTGTTGCGGCGGCAGGCTACGTAAGTGTATTTGGAAGTGCCACAAATACTTTGTTGGCACCAATTTTTATAGGCGGGGAAGTGTTTGGCTTTAATAATTTGCCATTTTTCGTGATTATTGCTGTATTCGCTTACTTAGTTAATCGGAAAATATCAATTTACAGCTTGCAAAAAAATTATTCTGAGGAAATTAAAAAATAG
- a CDS encoding DKNYY domain-containing protein, with product MKKQLSKILMLLFLVGNLLFSEYAVKNGKVFYNGKEVWVEDMKSFRILNDKIAADSQNVYFRGYRTISPYGRNSKDFIGVFSKERKEEQKEIKYDVKKIELIPSREKDRYFYFFKYNKKIYAVYGLGGESFFGIQDVDYETFKEVSGSFVKDKNKVYFVRLSGGFCSYSGDYCQSFFLGMPEIKGIVPKNFKVIIDNSDYDKIFVENDGKLYFMKSNPYSEEDSKLEELKQVDVKTFKPLEYKLIKDKNNIYFFKDNKFIKFEEADANTFEVIGNGYTRDKSNIYFLYPNLEYMMPIKMEADRKSFNLIKVGEDYTSYAKDRKNIYCEGRILEGADYKTFKLFKEKDENGEEIVKIKDKNHEYDENCLIKDRNRF from the coding sequence ATGAAAAAGCAGTTATCAAAAATATTAATGTTATTGTTTTTAGTCGGGAATTTATTATTTTCGGAATATGCTGTGAAAAATGGGAAAGTTTTTTATAATGGGAAAGAAGTTTGGGTTGAGGATATGAAGAGTTTTAGGATTTTAAATGATAAAATTGCGGCAGATAGTCAAAATGTATATTTTAGAGGATATAGGACAATTTCGCCATATGGTAGAAATTCAAAAGATTTTATTGGTGTTTTTTCAAAAGAAAGAAAAGAAGAACAAAAAGAAATAAAATATGATGTTAAAAAGATTGAGTTAATTCCTAGCAGAGAAAAAGACAGATATTTTTATTTTTTTAAGTATAATAAAAAAATATATGCTGTGTATGGACTCGGTGGTGAATCTTTTTTTGGAATACAAGATGTAGATTATGAAACTTTTAAAGAAGTATCTGGAAGTTTTGTGAAAGATAAAAATAAAGTTTATTTTGTTAGACTATCTGGTGGATTTTGTAGTTATTCAGGTGATTATTGTCAATCATTTTTTCTTGGTATGCCAGAAATAAAAGGAATAGTTCCTAAAAATTTTAAAGTTATTATAGATAATTCAGATTATGATAAAATATTTGTCGAAAATGACGGGAAACTGTATTTTATGAAATCTAATCCATATTCTGAAGAGGATTCTAAACTTGAAGAATTAAAGCAAGTAGATGTAAAAACTTTTAAGCCTTTGGAGTATAAACTTATAAAAGACAAAAATAATATATATTTCTTTAAAGATAATAAATTTATAAAATTTGAAGAAGCAGATGCAAATACATTTGAAGTTATCGGGAACGGATATACAAGGGATAAAAGCAATATTTATTTTTTGTATCCAAATTTGGAATATATGATGCCAATAAAAATGGAGGCAGATAGAAAGTCATTTAATTTGATTAAAGTTGGAGAAGATTATACATCTTATGCGAAGGACAGAAAGAATATTTATTGTGAGGGTAGAATATTAGAAGGTGCAGATTACAAAACATTTAAACTTTTTAAAGAAAAAGATGAAAATGGAGAAGAAATTGTGAAAATAAAAGATAAAAATCATGAATATGATGAAAATTGTCTGATAAAAGATAGAAATAGGTTTTAG
- a CDS encoding zinc transporter 7-A, whose amino-acid sequence MEKLVRRGGGGHSHGGGHSHSHGSGGSHHYSGGHHSGEHSSGEHSSGHSDGEGNGKSKKSSDDEQENSTSFWGSHGSHSRSSRRRNCESIVDTRERQACIDSNNNANNLEVFFIFCAVIVFIFLKIKDFGRK is encoded by the coding sequence ATGGAAAAATTAGTAAGAAGAGGTGGCGGTGGGCATTCTCACGGTGGAGGACACAGCCATTCTCATGGAAGTGGAGGAAGCCATCATTATAGTGGTGGACATCACAGTGGAGAACATAGTAGCGGAGAGCATTCGAGCGGCCATTCGGATGGAGAAGGGAATGGAAAATCTAAAAAATCAAGTGATGATGAACAAGAAAACTCAACATCTTTCTGGGGAAGTCATGGATCTCATTCGAGAAGTTCAAGACGGAGAAATTGTGAAAGTATTGTTGACACTAGGGAAAGGCAGGCTTGTATTGATAGCAATAATAATGCTAATAATCTTGAGGTATTTTTTATTTTTTGTGCTGTCATAGTTTTTATTTTTTTGAAAATAAAAGATTTTGGAAGAAAATAA